A portion of the Helicobacter jaachi genome contains these proteins:
- a CDS encoding class I SAM-dependent methyltransferase: protein MKNNIQRDDYLKAAQMDKQSTKNYFAKSVQKTEQQKALESLLLDSINAVKLDANAPLRIADLACGGGTLSFHLAHLFPNAHFYLLDYNSDGLKLAQEINAPFLDRMEFIEGDLRALPFSDESFDLVFCWGVFLIFDEKMLSEIVEEVRRVLKPHGSLYASSLFNTEFDVDLQCEFRDLTRESGKAGIWGRYSTFSLPTMQKLLRNYAEFCIHEFNPHIDFPRTTHRGIATYSVRVLEDVEKIKVDADFGGAFVGQMTNVYANNAQSANSNDFTGGGEMQE from the coding sequence ATGAAAAATAACATTCAAAGAGATGATTATCTCAAAGCCGCGCAGATGGATAAGCAAAGCACGAAAAACTACTTTGCAAAATCTGTGCAGAAAACCGAGCAGCAAAAGGCATTAGAATCTCTCTTGCTAGATTCTATAAACGCGGTCAAGTTAGATGCAAATGCACCTTTACGCATAGCAGATTTAGCCTGTGGTGGTGGGACATTAAGCTTTCATTTAGCACATCTTTTTCCAAATGCACATTTTTATCTGCTTGATTACAATAGCGATGGATTAAAGCTAGCACAAGAGATTAATGCACCATTTTTAGACCGCATGGAGTTTATAGAGGGTGATTTACGCGCGCTGCCTTTTAGCGATGAGAGCTTTGATTTGGTGTTTTGCTGGGGTGTATTTTTAATATTTGATGAAAAGATGCTTAGTGAAATTGTAGAGGAGGTAAGGCGGGTTTTAAAGCCGCATGGCAGCTTATATGCCTCAAGCTTATTTAACACGGAATTTGATGTAGATTTGCAATGTGAGTTTAGGGACTTAACTAGAGAATCTGGCAAGGCAGGTATTTGGGGGAGATATAGCACCTTTAGCCTACCTACTATGCAAAAGCTGCTGCGAAACTATGCGGAGTTTTGTATCCATGAATTTAACCCACATATCGACTTCCCGCGCACTACGCATAGAGGCATTGCCACTTATAGTGTGCGCGTGCTAGAAGATGTGGAAAAAATCAAAGTAGATGCCGACTTTGGCGGCGCGTTTGTGGGGCAGATGACAAATGTTTATGCAAATAACGCGCAAAGTGCAAATAGCAATGATTTTACGGGGGGGGGCGAAATGCAAGAATAA
- a CDS encoding acylneuraminate cytidylyltransferase family protein: MFEGKRFLAIIPARSGSKGLPDKNIKSLCGKPLLAWSIESALDSKYIDEVVVSTDSSVYAEIAKDYGANVPFLRPKNLASDTTSTFDVLEHCIRFYKQNLQKEFDYIVLLEPTSPLRVRNSPAREGDIDRAIRTLCAHEKASALVGIAATESSNPAFLVRLENGFIRSYENNHFAPLRRQDIAPVYFFEGSIYVSEIGALLAHRNFYHAHTLGFIMPKWQSLEVDDGDDFAMIEAMINTHKELL, translated from the coding sequence ATGTTTGAGGGTAAACGTTTTCTAGCCATTATCCCTGCTAGAAGTGGGAGCAAGGGATTACCGGATAAAAATATTAAAAGCCTTTGTGGTAAGCCACTTTTAGCATGGAGTATAGAATCTGCGTTAGATTCTAAGTATATCGATGAAGTAGTGGTTAGCACAGATTCTAGTGTGTATGCAGAGATTGCTAAAGATTATGGAGCAAATGTGCCATTTTTGCGTCCAAAAAACTTAGCAAGTGATACGACTAGCACCTTTGATGTATTAGAACATTGTATTAGATTCTATAAGCAAAATCTTCAAAAAGAGTTTGATTACATTGTGCTTTTAGAGCCCACAAGCCCGCTAAGGGTGAGAAATAGCCCAGCGCGTGAGGGCGACATCGATAGGGCGATACGCACACTTTGCGCACATGAAAAAGCTAGCGCGCTTGTAGGCATAGCCGCTACAGAATCTAGCAATCCCGCCTTTTTAGTGCGGCTAGAAAATGGCTTTATCCGCTCTTATGAAAATAATCATTTTGCGCCCTTACGGCGTCAAGACATTGCTCCTGTGTATTTTTTTGAGGGGAGCATTTATGTTAGTGAAATAGGCGCGCTTTTAGCGCATAGGAACTTCTATCATGCGCACACGCTAGGCTTTATCATGCCAAAGTGGCAGAGTTTAGAAGTCGATGATGGCGATGATTTTGCGATGATTGAAGCCATGATAAACACACACAAGGAGCTTTTATGA
- a CDS encoding cytidylyltransferase domain-containing protein, giving the protein MMYQGYTFLAIIPARSGSKGLPDKNIKSLCGKPLLAWSIESALDSKYIDEVVVSTDSSVYAEIAKDYGANVPFLRPKNLASDTTSTFDVLEHCIRFYKQNLQKEFDYIVLLEPTSPLRECDDIDNAIAKLIAQNASSLSTIGAVKEHPAILKRVQDNILKPFLPTLPKTTRRQDNEPLYFPYGVAYIAKTTALLAEQTFYTKHCAYYEIKPHQCYEIDDICDFLCIETMMKAFYPMHHRSTQLITESNPAPNATKSLQNTHTSPIESSLIESNAPQPHSTHTNHLESTPTPSHTTTQGDTMSTFLIIGLGSMGKRRVRNLIALGLQAHIIGFDVRSDRRKETEEKYHIPTFDSLELAMEKHKIDVFIISTPPHLHMHYAEIAARHNIHCFIEASVVEKERILALSKRANQDTLIIPSSTMYFSQLVENLRALLERKTIGAILSINYHTGQYLPSWHPWEDISDFYVSRYDTGGGREIVPFELTWLCALFGKANAISGLYGKYSDIHAPISDLYHALLCFESGIALNLTIEVLSQPKASRELRILGSEGIIHYTQDTNCLSYINTTMQDWAHIPFEQGTIEAQYINPEEPYIKEMQAFLNALNHNDPSLFPNTLEKDATILDLLESIESKSQHFPDVFKQLNTKQLNTQFNGGGAKRTWAKASGGELNESPFSLTPLVLRTCPIVPRTLTTLHAYHSATLSHGAMVA; this is encoded by the coding sequence ATGATGTATCAAGGATATACATTTCTAGCCATTATCCCTGCTAGAAGTGGGAGCAAGGGATTACCGGATAAAAATATTAAAAGCCTTTGTGGTAAGCCACTTTTAGCATGGAGTATAGAATCTGCGTTAGATTCTAAGTATATCGATGAAGTAGTGGTAAGCACAGATTCTAGTGTGTATGCAGAGATTGCTAAAGATTATGGAGCAAATGTGCCATTTTTGCGTCCAAAAAACTTAGCAAGTGATACGACTAGCACCTTTGATGTCTTAGAGCATTGCATTAGATTCTATAAGCAAAATCTTCAAAAAGAGTTTGACTACATTGTGCTTTTAGAGCCCACAAGCCCGCTGCGCGAGTGCGATGATATTGATAATGCCATTGCAAAGCTTATCGCCCAAAATGCTAGCTCGCTCTCTACCATAGGCGCAGTAAAAGAACACCCCGCTATCTTAAAGCGCGTGCAAGATAATATCCTTAAGCCCTTTTTACCTACCCTGCCTAAAACCACGCGCCGCCAAGATAATGAGCCACTCTACTTCCCCTATGGCGTAGCATATATCGCTAAAACCACCGCCCTGCTAGCAGAGCAGACATTTTACACCAAGCATTGCGCGTATTATGAGATTAAGCCCCATCAGTGCTATGAGATTGATGATATATGCGATTTTTTGTGTATTGAAACGATGATGAAAGCCTTTTATCCCATGCACCACCGCTCCACACAACTCATCACAGAATCTAACCCCGCGCCTAATGCTACAAAATCTTTGCAAAACACGCATACAAGCCCTATAGAATCTAGCCTCATAGAATCTAACGCCCCACAACCACACTCCACACACACTAACCACTTAGAATCCACCCCAACACCCTCACACACCACCACACAAGGAGATACCATGAGTACATTTCTTATTATCGGGCTAGGCTCTATGGGCAAGCGGCGCGTGAGAAATCTCATCGCACTAGGCTTGCAAGCACATATCATCGGCTTTGATGTGCGTTCAGACAGACGCAAAGAAACAGAGGAGAAATACCATATTCCCACATTTGATAGCCTCGAGCTTGCCATGGAAAAGCATAAAATTGATGTATTTATCATCTCTACACCACCGCATTTGCACATGCACTATGCAGAAATCGCTGCAAGGCACAATATCCACTGCTTTATTGAAGCATCGGTTGTAGAAAAAGAGCGCATCTTAGCCCTCTCAAAGCGCGCAAATCAAGACACACTCATTATCCCTAGTAGCACAATGTATTTTTCACAGCTAGTTGAGAATCTGCGCGCACTCCTAGAGCGCAAAACCATTGGAGCAATTTTAAGCATAAACTACCATACAGGGCAGTATCTCCCTAGCTGGCACCCGTGGGAGGATATTAGCGATTTTTATGTAAGTCGTTACGATACAGGTGGCGGACGCGAAATCGTGCCTTTTGAGCTTACTTGGCTATGCGCACTCTTTGGCAAAGCAAACGCAATTAGCGGGCTTTATGGCAAATATAGCGATATACACGCACCTATTAGTGATTTATACCACGCGCTTTTATGCTTTGAAAGCGGTATCGCGCTTAATCTTACTATCGAGGTGCTCTCTCAACCCAAAGCAAGCCGGGAGCTTAGAATCTTAGGGAGTGAGGGTATTATCCACTACACGCAAGATACAAACTGCCTAAGCTACATTAATACGACTATGCAAGATTGGGCGCATATCCCATTTGAGCAAGGCACTATAGAAGCACAATACATTAACCCAGAAGAACCCTACATCAAAGAAATGCAAGCCTTTCTAAACGCCCTAAATCACAATGACCCAAGCCTATTCCCAAACACTCTAGAAAAAGATGCCACAATCCTTGACCTCCTAGAATCTATTGAAAGCAAATCGCAGCATTTCCCCGATGTGTTTAAACAACTAAATACAAAGCAATTAAACACACAATTTAACGGGGGGGGGGCAAAGAGAACATGGGCAAAAGCGAGTGGAGGGGAACTAAATGAATCTCCTTTCTCTCTTACGCCACTTGTTTTGCGCACATGCCCTATTGTGCCGCGTACGCTCACTACATTGCATGCTTATCACTCTGCTACCCTATCTCATGGCGCGATGGTGGCTTAA
- a CDS encoding acylneuraminate cytidylyltransferase family protein: MKLQQNILCVIGARGGSKGVKNKNITPLAGKPLIAHTILQALQSRLFEHIVLTTDSKEIARVGQEWGAEVFFLREAALATDEAGKLGAIRDALLRSEAHYNTRFDVVFDLDATSPLRLVSDITEAYAQFVRDNNDILITAAPARKNPYFNLVEIFEEGDMSRVDLSKRPSKPILRRQDAPKCYDMNASIYIWKRAALLEHESVFTPNTGLFIMPEERSIDIDTPLDFAFVEFMLTRANNPIFNGGGG; this comes from the coding sequence ATGAAACTACAGCAAAACATTCTTTGTGTTATCGGCGCGCGTGGGGGCAGTAAAGGCGTGAAAAATAAAAATATCACGCCACTTGCCGGTAAGCCCCTCATCGCCCATACTATCCTCCAAGCCCTGCAATCACGGCTTTTTGAGCATATTGTGCTAACTACAGATTCTAAGGAAATTGCACGCGTGGGGCAGGAATGGGGTGCGGAGGTGTTTTTCTTGCGCGAAGCAGCACTTGCAACTGATGAGGCGGGTAAGCTAGGCGCAATACGCGATGCCTTACTAAGAAGTGAAGCACATTACAATACGCGCTTTGATGTGGTGTTTGATTTAGATGCGACAAGCCCGCTGCGCCTTGTGAGCGATATTACAGAGGCGTATGCGCAATTTGTGCGTGATAATAATGATATTTTAATCACTGCTGCGCCCGCGCGTAAAAATCCTTATTTCAATCTTGTAGAAATCTTTGAGGAGGGCGATATGAGCCGGGTTGATTTAAGCAAGCGCCCTAGCAAGCCCATCTTGCGCCGACAGGACGCACCTAAATGCTATGATATGAATGCAAGCATTTATATTTGGAAGCGCGCAGCACTACTCGAGCATGAGAGTGTTTTTACGCCAAATACAGGGCTATTTATCATGCCAGAAGAGCGCAGCATAGATATTGACACGCCGCTTGATTTTGCATTTGTAGAATTTATGCTAACAAGAGCTAATAATCCTATATTTAACGGGGGGGGGGGATAA
- a CDS encoding cytidylyltransferase domain-containing protein — protein MVRSAQSRLSQVLQTSNIIESSAAQKRTKPNTEQVPLSQPINLTESSKHDSKRFLAIIPARAGSKRLPDKNIKSLCGKPLLAWSIKSALDSKYIDEVVVSTDSSVYAEIAKDYGANVPFLRPECLASDTTTTFDVLEHCIRFYEQNLQKEFDYIVLLQPTSPLREAWHINESCQKLLDSNANSLISVCKCEHSPLWSNTLAEDESMDNFLSPKVLNVRSQDLPAYYRLNGVIFIAKTKALLQAKSFFMPHSIAYKMDTMYSSDIDTPLDFEIASVIKNHISANVHLRDLTTSVTGGGQN, from the coding sequence GTGGTGCGAAGCGCGCAGAGTAGATTATCGCAAGTCCTACAAACATCTAATATTATAGAATCTAGCGCCGCACAAAAGCGCACAAAGCCCAATACTGAGCAAGTCCCGCTATCACAGCCCATTAATCTTACAGAATCTAGCAAGCATGACTCAAAGCGTTTTCTAGCCATTATCCCAGCGCGTGCAGGGAGCAAAAGACTTCCGGATAAAAATATTAAAAGCCTTTGTGGCAAGCCGCTTTTAGCATGGAGTATAAAATCTGCGTTAGATTCTAAGTATATCGATGAAGTAGTGGTAAGCACAGATTCTAGTGTGTATGCAGAGATTGCTAAAGATTATGGAGCAAATGTGCCATTTTTGCGTCCAGAGTGTTTAGCAAGTGATACGACTACAACCTTTGATGTCTTAGAGCATTGTATTAGATTCTATGAGCAAAATCTTCAAAAAGAGTTTGACTACATTGTGCTACTCCAGCCTACAAGTCCCCTGCGAGAGGCATGGCATATTAATGAGTCTTGCCAAAAGCTGCTAGATTCTAATGCAAATTCGCTTATCTCGGTGTGCAAGTGCGAGCATTCGCCCCTTTGGAGCAATACCCTTGCAGAAGATGAGTCTATGGATAATTTCCTAAGCCCCAAAGTCCTTAATGTCCGCTCCCAAGATTTGCCTGCATATTATCGCCTAAATGGCGTGATTTTCATCGCTAAAACTAAGGCACTCTTACAGGCTAAGAGCTTTTTTATGCCCCACTCCATCGCATATAAAATGGATACTATGTATTCAAGCGACATAGATACCCCACTTGATTTTGAAATTGCCTCTGTTATAAAAAATCACATCAGTGCAAATGTTCATCTTCGAGATTTAACTACTAGCGTAACGGGGGGGGGGCAGAACTAA
- a CDS encoding class I SAM-dependent methyltransferase produces the protein MAHNTTNNTDRQAYWDNYINYWQKRVADSNTQSSHADKMPDDRIMASYITWLVDVISDKKHDAKQGQRISILDYGCGFGRAYPYFENLDCAYSGCDIASSCTAYMSEHYPSVQCKKLLEHDVIPFSDECFDGVFCYGVFDACFQHITLEQILRVLNIGGIALITGKNNNYFPTDELALNAEIGARKNKHPNFFTDTRLMIEQLQARHVKILQSRFFLHRADNATDSFVHEMPEQFYTYALLIQRTKQSILTPFCNFSHTHSKTFLNHVPK, from the coding sequence ATGGCACACAACACCACAAACAATACCGATAGACAAGCATATTGGGATAATTACATTAACTATTGGCAGAAGCGCGTAGCAGATTCTAATACACAATCAAGCCATGCTGATAAAATGCCAGATGATAGGATAATGGCAAGCTACATTACATGGCTTGTCGATGTCATTAGCGATAAAAAGCATGACGCAAAGCAAGGGCAGCGCATAAGTATCTTGGATTATGGCTGTGGCTTTGGCAGAGCATATCCGTATTTTGAGAATCTAGATTGTGCATATAGTGGCTGCGATATTGCAAGCTCTTGCACAGCATATATGAGCGAGCATTATCCTAGTGTGCAGTGTAAGAAACTGCTTGAGCATGATGTGATTCCTTTTAGTGATGAATGCTTTGATGGTGTGTTTTGCTACGGCGTATTTGATGCATGCTTTCAACATATCACACTAGAGCAGATATTGCGCGTGCTAAACATAGGCGGCATAGCCCTAATCACCGGGAAAAATAACAACTACTTTCCAACTGATGAACTAGCCTTAAACGCAGAAATAGGCGCGCGCAAGAATAAGCACCCAAATTTCTTTACCGATACGCGCCTTATGATAGAGCAGCTTCAAGCACGGCATGTGAAAATACTGCAATCACGCTTTTTTCTCCATAGAGCAGATAATGCCACTGATAGCTTTGTGCATGAAATGCCCGAGCAGTTTTACACCTACGCGCTACTTATACAGCGCACAAAGCAAAGCATTCTTACGCCTTTTTGTAACTTTAGCCACACACATAGTAAGACCTTTTTAAACCACGTGCCTAAATGA
- a CDS encoding TylF/MycF/NovP-related O-methyltransferase — protein MGSAYRRGDYYTHENEYYKQVDAFRFGKLLSHYEIYKKSIGVPGDIVECGIFRGKSFFQMAGFRDVLENPYSRKLIGFDIFGMFPPTNFEEDKAILQDFLDASGGQSIDIEDMHVALKAKDVKNYELIKGDINETIPKYCKDHPELRISFLHIDVDVYEPCVTILENLYERVTGGG, from the coding sequence ATGGGCAGTGCATATAGGCGTGGTGACTACTACACGCATGAGAATGAATACTACAAACAAGTTGATGCGTTTCGATTTGGCAAGCTGTTATCTCATTATGAGATTTATAAAAAGAGTATAGGCGTCCCTGGAGATATCGTTGAATGCGGTATTTTTCGCGGCAAATCATTTTTCCAAATGGCAGGATTTCGCGATGTATTGGAAAATCCTTATTCACGCAAGCTTATTGGATTTGATATTTTTGGTATGTTTCCGCCGACTAATTTTGAGGAGGATAAGGCAATATTACAAGATTTCCTTGATGCCTCAGGCGGGCAAAGTATCGATATAGAGGATATGCATGTCGCATTAAAGGCAAAAGATGTGAAAAATTATGAGCTTATTAAAGGTGATATTAATGAAACTATCCCCAAGTATTGCAAAGACCACCCTGAGCTTAGAATCTCGTTTTTGCATATCGATGTTGATGTGTATGAGCCTTGTGTAACAATTTTAGAGAATCTGTATGAGCGAGTAACGGGGGGGGGGTGA
- a CDS encoding nucleotidyltransferase family protein, with protein sequence MQDVSKISIPASFSLQEALQIFGVYDGVRLLIVNDENGSFLGIITDPDIRRGLVRGLSLSSPIESIVQKSPITAHINDSKQKLMRLSAQHNIYEIPILDDSGRVVRIESISALLKTPAHTNPIVIMAGGLGTRLRPLTDSVPKPMLKVGSKPILHIILERFKAQGFEQIILCVNYKSHIIEDYFGNGARFGLSISYVRESKALGTAGALSLIKDIGQQPFFVMNGDILSDMDFNQMLDFHTRLDSHATMGVREFSYQVPYGVVECEGSKIINITEKPTQSFLVSAGIYLLHPCVLELIPKDCYFDMPSLFNSIFMQKSYNAHSYLITDYWIDIGRHEEYERANSEYGY encoded by the coding sequence ATGCAAGATGTCAGTAAAATTTCCATTCCTGCGAGCTTTAGCCTCCAAGAAGCCCTACAAATTTTTGGCGTTTATGATGGTGTGCGCTTGCTTATTGTTAATGATGAAAATGGTAGTTTTTTAGGCATTATCACAGACCCAGACATTCGGCGCGGGCTTGTGCGGGGACTAAGCCTCTCTAGCCCTATAGAATCTATCGTGCAAAAATCGCCCATAACAGCCCACATAAACGACTCCAAGCAAAAGCTCATGCGCCTTTCCGCTCAACACAACATCTATGAAATCCCTATTCTTGATGATAGTGGGCGTGTGGTAAGGATAGAATCTATCTCCGCGCTTTTAAAAACCCCAGCACATACAAATCCTATCGTCATTATGGCAGGTGGGCTTGGCACACGCTTACGCCCGCTTACAGATTCTGTGCCAAAGCCTATGTTGAAAGTGGGCTCAAAGCCTATTTTGCATATTATTTTGGAGCGATTTAAAGCACAGGGCTTTGAGCAAATCATATTGTGTGTGAATTATAAGTCGCATATTATTGAGGATTATTTTGGTAATGGAGCACGTTTTGGCTTATCTATTAGCTATGTGAGAGAATCTAAAGCACTTGGCACAGCAGGTGCGCTAAGTCTCATTAAAGACATAGGGCAACAACCATTTTTTGTGATGAATGGCGATATTTTAAGCGATATGGATTTTAATCAAATGCTTGATTTCCACACGCGCCTAGATTCTCATGCCACAATGGGCGTGCGCGAGTTTAGCTATCAGGTGCCTTATGGCGTGGTGGAATGTGAGGGTAGTAAGATTATAAATATCACAGAAAAGCCCACACAAAGCTTTCTAGTAAGCGCTGGAATTTATCTTTTGCACCCATGTGTTTTAGAGCTTATCCCAAAAGATTGCTATTTTGATATGCCTAGCCTTTTTAATAGCATTTTTATGCAAAAATCCTATAATGCCCACTCGTATCTTATTACTGATTACTGGATAGATATAGGGCGACATGAAGAGTATGAGCGCGCCAATAGTGAGTATGGATACTAA
- a CDS encoding aminotransferase class I/II-fold pyridoxal phosphate-dependent enzyme, whose protein sequence is MSSVTLADLYVVDSVNILQAMSHINKNTMGMVFIVDNDMRLRGVLSDGDVRRGLLEGIDLHDSVTRIMQRNYHFVQSGEAANLDVLQEFKLLPVVDSNHILVDFYSAQNRFFPIATPCLNGNELNYLLDAFLSSWISSTGRYITRFEESFAAYCGTQYGVSVFNGTVALHLALRALGIGQGDEVIVPDLTFAATINAVLLAGARPVIVDISEDSWCIAPKAIESALSERTKAIIPVHLYGQVCDMDSIMHLARAHKLFVIEDCAEAHGASFKGKKVGSFGDVGCFSFFGNKVITTGEGGMCVCNDKALNEKLRILRDHGMDKHKRYWHTEIGFNYRMTNLQAALGLAQLERIDMILRNRASYEHAYIKALQGHITPQAHLKDREKITWLASFLLNDIDRAIFMRALRNKGVDARAFFYPLSDMPIYTQYAPTPTPIAHAIAQMGINLPTYESLQSIESVVEILKNIIKEL, encoded by the coding sequence ATGTCTAGCGTTACTCTAGCGGATTTGTATGTAGTAGATTCTGTAAATATTTTGCAGGCGATGTCGCATATTAATAAAAACACCATGGGAATGGTGTTTATAGTGGATAATGATATGAGATTGCGCGGCGTGCTAAGTGATGGCGATGTGCGCAGGGGCTTGCTTGAGGGCATAGATTTACATGATAGCGTTACGCGCATTATGCAAAGGAATTATCACTTTGTCCAAAGTGGTGAGGCGGCAAACTTAGATGTATTGCAAGAGTTTAAGCTCCTGCCGGTGGTGGATAGTAATCATATTTTGGTGGATTTTTACTCCGCGCAAAATCGCTTTTTCCCCATCGCTACGCCGTGTTTAAATGGAAATGAGCTTAATTACTTGCTTGATGCTTTTCTTAGCTCATGGATTTCAAGCACTGGGCGGTATATCACGCGCTTTGAAGAGAGCTTTGCTGCATATTGTGGCACTCAATATGGTGTGAGCGTGTTTAATGGCACTGTGGCGCTGCATTTAGCCCTTAGGGCTTTAGGTATAGGGCAGGGCGATGAAGTAATCGTGCCTGATTTAACCTTTGCAGCAACGATTAACGCCGTGCTGCTTGCAGGTGCGCGCCCTGTGATTGTGGATATTTCTGAAGATTCTTGGTGCATTGCGCCAAAGGCTATAGAATCTGCGCTAAGCGAGCGCACGAAAGCGATTATCCCCGTGCATTTGTATGGGCAGGTGTGCGATATGGATTCTATAATGCATTTAGCGCGCGCGCATAAGCTTTTTGTTATAGAGGATTGCGCGGAGGCTCATGGAGCGAGCTTTAAGGGTAAAAAAGTAGGGAGCTTTGGCGATGTGGGGTGCTTTTCATTCTTTGGGAATAAGGTAATAACCACTGGTGAGGGCGGTATGTGCGTGTGCAATGATAAGGCATTAAATGAAAAGCTTAGAATCTTGCGCGACCATGGCATGGATAAGCATAAACGCTACTGGCATACAGAAATTGGCTTTAACTATCGCATGACAAATTTGCAAGCAGCACTTGGGCTAGCGCAATTAGAGCGCATTGATATGATTTTGCGTAATCGCGCAAGCTATGAGCATGCCTATATCAAGGCATTGCAAGGGCATATCACACCGCAAGCGCACTTAAAAGACAGGGAGAAAATCACTTGGCTTGCGAGCTTTTTGCTTAATGACATTGATAGGGCGATATTTATGCGCGCGCTTAGAAATAAGGGCGTTGATGCGCGTGCGTTTTTCTATCCGCTAAGTGATATGCCTATTTATACCCAGTATGCGCCTACTCCCACGCCTATAGCGCACGCAATCGCACAAATGGGCATAAATCTGCCCACTTATGAGAGTTTGCAGAGTATAGAATCTGTGGTGGAAATTTTAAAAAATATCATAAAGGAGCTGTGA
- a CDS encoding class I SAM-dependent methyltransferase yields the protein MRRFAFAKEMIANKDIVDFGSGYGGFLYLAKDVAKSVAGVEIESSVKDVYEERGITLYERISDVQSVDIITSFHCIEHLPNPIETLREFKAKLHTGGKILIEVPNANDALLTLYKSEAFAHFTYWSAHLYLFTPFTLTHLARRAGLKVEFIKCVQRYPLSNHLYWLAHKKPAGHKVWGNFIDNEALNRAYEDTLAGLGVSDTLLAIFS from the coding sequence ATGCGGCGATTTGCATTTGCAAAAGAGATGATTGCAAATAAGGATATTGTGGATTTTGGTAGTGGATATGGTGGGTTTTTGTATTTAGCAAAAGATGTGGCAAAAAGTGTCGCGGGTGTGGAGATAGAATCTAGTGTAAAAGATGTGTATGAGGAGCGTGGCATTACGCTCTATGAGCGAATAAGCGATGTGCAGAGTGTGGATATTATCACAAGTTTTCACTGCATTGAGCATCTGCCAAATCCTATTGAGACATTGCGCGAGTTTAAGGCTAAATTGCACACAGGCGGGAAAATACTTATTGAAGTGCCAAATGCTAATGACGCACTACTTACACTTTATAAGAGCGAGGCATTTGCGCATTTTACCTATTGGAGTGCGCATTTGTATCTTTTTACACCCTTTACTTTAACACACTTAGCGCGCAGAGCTGGCTTAAAGGTAGAGTTTATCAAATGTGTGCAGCGCTATCCGCTCTCAAACCACCTCTATTGGCTTGCACATAAAAAGCCTGCTGGACATAAGGTATGGGGGAATTTTATCGATAATGAGGCGCTAAATCGCGCGTATGAGGATACGCTAGCGGGGCTTGGAGTGAGTGATACGCTGCTAGCGATCTTTAGCTAA